A DNA window from Barnesiella intestinihominis YIT 11860 contains the following coding sequences:
- a CDS encoding T9SS type A sorting domain-containing protein, which yields MKKSYSIFLSTLFCFLFCSLSAQDAQLNAASRKVIIEAPAEPGTHLEVAYRPAGSFFPNYVQSGQQVDVGTTLIIDAYSDNPTKLPLVAVRVNGEEIEKSGSGYTYVIPEGEGDIVISAEFGLLYQVDFSYSLNGRIELYAAGSEEPLTTGTCVNGNVEITVKVIPDSGCDLLSLVVNDENVTDQLANNEYKFVLKKNTSITAAFQKAYRLTVEPFEHGSMRVAISDKGDLSDVPSDGKILDGQTLILWWPTVEEGYEVGSVLMNGTDITEQFFSGTYNHVVKGDVNVTVTIRKKTYGLTVKDFVGGTIKAEFEDEGVVTDVSAGGRVPENATLKIYEPVLDEGYELVYVSLNGSDIKDQFKDGIYSLTMKEDVMLVVKAKEIDKMFKLTIDEIEGGSIDVQVYVGGDLADVPADGNIKNGTMLMISEPVLEDGYELVSVMLNEEDITALFEEGVYFHTMRQDVTISVKTNYVSGVEEEQADRVRIYPNPFAESCVVSGVAAGTSVRVFNMTGACVFSKVAGTGETEIRLSGLASGVYILKLEKDGDSSCHKLIRK from the coding sequence ATGAAAAAGAGTTATTCGATTTTTTTATCTACACTGTTTTGTTTTTTGTTTTGTAGTTTGAGCGCACAGGATGCGCAGTTGAATGCGGCGAGTCGTAAAGTGATTATCGAGGCTCCGGCAGAGCCCGGTACTCATTTGGAGGTGGCTTATAGGCCTGCGGGTTCTTTTTTCCCGAATTATGTGCAGTCGGGGCAGCAAGTAGACGTGGGTACTACGCTTATCATCGATGCTTATTCTGATAATCCGACCAAATTGCCGTTGGTTGCCGTACGGGTGAACGGGGAAGAGATCGAAAAATCGGGATCGGGATATACGTATGTTATACCCGAAGGCGAAGGGGATATTGTGATTTCTGCGGAATTCGGTCTTCTTTACCAAGTAGATTTCTCTTATTCCTTGAACGGGCGCATAGAACTTTATGCGGCGGGTTCGGAAGAACCGTTGACGACGGGAACTTGTGTGAACGGGAATGTGGAGATAACGGTGAAAGTTATTCCGGACAGCGGATGCGATTTGCTTTCTCTCGTCGTGAACGATGAAAATGTAACCGACCAACTTGCGAACAATGAGTATAAGTTCGTATTGAAGAAAAACACTTCAATTACGGCGGCCTTCCAGAAAGCCTATCGTCTGACGGTGGAACCGTTCGAGCATGGTAGTATGCGGGTGGCTATTTCTGATAAAGGAGATTTGAGCGATGTACCGTCGGACGGTAAGATTTTGGATGGGCAAACGCTTATCTTGTGGTGGCCGACAGTCGAAGAAGGGTATGAAGTAGGTTCCGTATTGATGAACGGGACAGATATAACGGAGCAGTTTTTCTCAGGAACGTATAACCATGTGGTGAAAGGCGATGTGAACGTTACCGTGACGATCCGAAAAAAAACGTATGGATTGACGGTTAAGGATTTCGTGGGAGGTACGATAAAAGCGGAATTCGAAGATGAGGGGGTAGTGACCGATGTGTCGGCCGGTGGCAGAGTACCGGAAAATGCGACCTTGAAAATTTATGAACCGGTACTTGATGAAGGATACGAATTGGTTTATGTGTCGCTGAACGGATCGGATATTAAGGATCAGTTTAAAGATGGTATCTATTCGCTGACGATGAAAGAAGATGTGATGCTTGTTGTAAAAGCCAAAGAAATCGATAAAATGTTCAAACTGACTATCGATGAAATCGAGGGTGGCAGCATAGATGTACAAGTGTATGTCGGTGGAGATTTGGCCGATGTCCCGGCCGATGGGAACATCAAGAACGGAACCATGCTGATGATTTCCGAACCGGTACTCGAAGACGGCTACGAATTGGTTTCCGTCATGTTGAACGAAGAGGATATAACCGCTTTGTTCGAGGAAGGCGTGTATTTCCATACCATGCGTCAAGATGTGACGATCTCCGTAAAGACCAATTATGTTTCGGGCGTGGAAGAAGAACAGGCCGACCGGGTGAGAATTTATCCTAACCCGTTTGCAGAAAGTTGCGTGGTGAGCGGTGTTGCCGCAGGTACATCGGTTCGCGTGTTCAACATGACGGGAGCTTGTGTGTTCTCGAAAGTCGCCGGAACGGGTGAGACCGAAATTCGTTTGTCGGGACTTGCTTCGGGTGTCTATATCTTGAAGTTGGAGAAAGACGGCGACAGCTCTTGCCATAAACTGATTCGGAAGTAA
- a CDS encoding tRNA-dihydrouridine synthase family protein: MSLPVYFAPLQGYTDVVYRKAHAALFGGIAAYYTPFVRIEKGDFRRKDLRDIDFENNRGVPVVPQAIASESDELRRIVDCMASLGYTRVDINLGCPFPILAYRHKGSGILPFPDEVERLLRPLESYDSLEFSVKMRLGWEEPSEALRLLPLFESLPLRQITLHARLGKQQYKGCVDMESFGRFYDACPIPLVYNGDLTTVEEMVAVEREFPRLSGLMVGRGLLAKPWLAEEYGNENFSRENSYRRVASLHERVFTDYETLLQGEHQLLTRMMSFWEYLLPDMEKRLRKRLSKSRNVKDYTEAVNLLFSSLEGKN; the protein is encoded by the coding sequence ATGTCATTACCTGTGTATTTCGCTCCATTGCAAGGTTATACCGATGTGGTTTATCGTAAGGCACATGCCGCTTTATTCGGTGGCATCGCCGCTTATTATACCCCTTTTGTGAGAATCGAGAAGGGAGATTTCCGACGGAAGGATTTACGAGATATAGACTTTGAAAACAACCGGGGTGTGCCGGTCGTTCCGCAGGCGATAGCCTCGGAGTCCGATGAACTGAGACGTATTGTGGATTGTATGGCTTCTCTTGGCTATACTCGGGTCGATATAAATTTAGGGTGTCCTTTCCCGATATTGGCTTATCGTCATAAGGGGTCGGGTATATTGCCGTTCCCTGACGAGGTAGAGCGATTGTTGCGGCCTTTGGAATCGTATGACTCTTTGGAATTTTCGGTGAAGATGAGATTGGGGTGGGAGGAGCCTTCGGAGGCATTGAGGCTATTACCTCTGTTTGAAAGTTTGCCTTTGCGGCAAATCACGCTTCATGCCCGACTGGGGAAACAGCAGTACAAGGGTTGTGTGGATATGGAATCTTTCGGTCGGTTTTACGATGCTTGTCCTATTCCGTTGGTTTATAACGGGGACTTGACCACGGTAGAGGAGATGGTTGCCGTGGAGCGGGAGTTTCCCCGGCTGTCGGGGCTTATGGTCGGCAGAGGATTATTGGCGAAACCGTGGCTGGCAGAGGAATATGGAAATGAAAATTTTTCGAGAGAGAACTCTTATCGCAGGGTGGCTTCGTTGCACGAGCGTGTTTTTACCGATTATGAAACTCTATTGCAAGGAGAACATCAGTTGTTGACTCGTATGATGTCGTTTTGGGAGTATCTTTTACCAGATATGGAGAAGCGATTGAGAAAGCGTTTATCGAAGTCCCGGAATGTAAAAGATTATACAGAGGCCGTAAACTTGCTCTTTTCTTCGTTGGAGGGAAAAAATTAA
- a CDS encoding DUF2007 domain-containing protein produces the protein MEKEIVLYRTFDSPVEANIVKDVLETNGVPCFLSNEIFSSVLPLTNSEVGAIRLNVFAEDVEKADTILSTTQLPESEK, from the coding sequence ATGGAAAAAGAGATCGTATTATATCGTACATTCGATTCTCCGGTCGAAGCGAATATCGTAAAAGATGTATTGGAGACAAACGGAGTTCCATGTTTTTTGTCCAACGAGATATTTTCGAGCGTCTTGCCTTTGACAAATTCGGAGGTGGGGGCCATCAGGTTGAATGTCTTTGCCGAAGACGTGGAGAAGGCCGATACTATTTTAAGTACGACACAACTTCCTGAATCGGAAAAGTAG
- the nhaC gene encoding Na+/H+ antiporter NhaC, producing the protein MDEKSKIPTPVISLIPLFVLVALLAMVIPIFGGDALLGGSQVSLLIASSVCVGIAMIKYNYKWSSLEEGMAKNIKKVTPAIIILLLIGAISGTWMLSGVVPTLIYYGLHTLTPQIFLASCCLICAIVSVITGSSWTTIATIGVALLGIGKAQGFEAGWIAGAIISGAYFGDKISPLSDTTVLASSTTGTKLFTHIRYMLVTTVPSIIITLIIFTIAGFLKGNVAHEQTALFADTLAQKFNLSPWLLLVPVITGILILIKLPTIITLFISSVIAGICILIFQPHILLQIAQGETLDFTTGFKALMTSVFGSTSLSTGQPEIDALVATRGMRGMMDTIWLIICAMCFGGVMSASGMIRSITDVFVRFVRKPKSAVCSTVASGLFFNTCTADQYLSIILTGNLFKELYKNRGLESRLLSRTVEDSVTVTSVLIPWNSCGMTQATVLGVSTLTYLPYCFFNLLSPLMSIIIAFTGFKIKQTFSSELSGNNSKPIKQAA; encoded by the coding sequence ATGGACGAAAAAAGCAAAATACCCACTCCCGTTATTTCACTGATTCCATTGTTCGTTCTTGTCGCACTGTTGGCTATGGTTATCCCTATCTTCGGTGGAGATGCCCTTTTAGGAGGAAGCCAAGTATCGCTTCTGATCGCTTCGTCCGTATGTGTAGGCATAGCCATGATAAAATACAATTATAAATGGAGTTCTCTCGAAGAAGGCATGGCTAAAAACATAAAGAAAGTGACACCGGCCATCATCATCTTACTACTCATCGGAGCCATTTCCGGCACATGGATGCTCAGTGGCGTAGTTCCCACGCTCATATACTACGGGTTACACACGCTCACACCTCAGATATTCTTGGCATCTTGCTGTCTCATCTGCGCCATCGTTTCCGTCATTACCGGGAGCTCTTGGACAACCATCGCCACCATCGGCGTCGCCTTGCTCGGGATAGGAAAGGCACAAGGATTCGAAGCTGGGTGGATTGCCGGCGCTATCATTTCGGGGGCTTATTTCGGTGATAAAATCTCTCCGCTCTCCGATACGACGGTGCTCGCTTCGTCCACCACCGGAACGAAACTTTTCACTCACATACGCTATATGCTCGTCACGACAGTACCCTCGATAATCATTACGCTGATAATTTTTACGATTGCCGGATTCTTAAAGGGAAATGTCGCTCACGAACAAACAGCCCTGTTTGCCGATACATTAGCGCAAAAATTCAATTTATCGCCCTGGCTTCTCCTCGTTCCTGTCATTACAGGAATCCTTATACTCATAAAACTTCCCACCATTATCACACTGTTTATATCCTCGGTCATTGCAGGAATATGCATACTCATCTTCCAACCTCATATTCTCCTGCAAATCGCACAAGGTGAAACCCTAGACTTCACTACCGGATTCAAAGCCTTGATGACTTCCGTATTCGGTAGCACCTCTTTATCGACCGGACAACCCGAAATCGATGCGCTCGTCGCCACCCGGGGAATGCGAGGCATGATGGATACCATTTGGCTCATTATATGCGCCATGTGTTTCGGTGGTGTCATGTCGGCAAGCGGTATGATCCGTAGCATTACCGACGTTTTCGTCCGTTTCGTCCGTAAACCGAAAAGTGCCGTATGCTCCACTGTCGCCTCCGGACTTTTTTTCAACACTTGTACGGCCGACCAATACCTGTCCATCATACTGACCGGAAACCTCTTCAAAGAACTATATAAGAATAGGGGATTGGAAAGCCGGCTCCTCAGCCGCACCGTGGAAGATTCGGTCACTGTAACATCGGTATTGATTCCGTGGAACTCTTGCGGAATGACACAAGCGACCGTTCTCGGAGTAAGCACCCTCACTTATCTGCCTTATTGCTTTTTCAATCTGCTAAGCCCGCTAATGTCTATCATTATCGCCTTTACCGGATTCAAAATTAAACAAACCTTTTCGTCCGAACTATCCGGGAATAATTCGAAACCGATAAAACAAGCGGCATAA
- a CDS encoding porin family protein: MKTDKTKNWTDSWKEQLDEYSVTPPPEVWEELSKELAPRRIPLRKRTIWWAAACITLLLCTFIGLQFLRPTTDLNNLPLQTKISGSEQMEVSRMQNTVPSIKQEPLDIIAQSYKPIRAPQTPDRTDVENHTPSQINESRHIEQRESSEPEKSTPEKKRDNAQTSLFPSRNENTNTTTIHTHTQTKPKSTWSLGVSLGNNLIASADNRNGFSNLAPYASAEMASLPSEKNLSNSEGPVTTPYQHIMLQNINSQPKTDIKHHFPVSVGITVQKELNNRLALETGLVYTYLSSNLTAGGAAYYTQNQQLHYLGIPLKLNWNFLKKRYFNLYLSGGGMLEKCVHGELSAQYEMNNRPPFSNDETLHINQLQWSVSASAGISFKLASHISLYAEPGIVYYFDDGSDISTIRKEKPFNINLQAGLRFNF, from the coding sequence ATGAAAACGGATAAAACTAAAAATTGGACAGACAGCTGGAAAGAGCAGCTCGATGAATATTCGGTTACTCCTCCGCCAGAAGTTTGGGAAGAACTTTCCAAAGAGCTCGCTCCACGTCGTATCCCCCTTCGGAAAAGAACCATTTGGTGGGCAGCCGCTTGTATTACACTTTTGTTATGTACTTTTATCGGGTTACAATTCCTCCGTCCGACTACCGACTTAAATAATCTCCCGCTTCAAACAAAAATATCCGGCTCGGAGCAAATGGAAGTATCTCGAATGCAAAATACTGTACCCTCGATAAAACAGGAACCACTCGATATAATAGCCCAATCTTATAAACCGATACGAGCACCGCAAACACCCGACCGTACCGATGTGGAAAACCATACGCCATCTCAAATAAACGAATCGCGACACATCGAACAACGGGAATCTTCCGAACCGGAAAAATCAACTCCGGAGAAAAAACGAGACAACGCACAGACTAGCTTGTTTCCATCGAGAAACGAGAATACCAACACGACAACCATACATACGCATACACAAACCAAACCTAAAAGCACTTGGTCTTTGGGCGTATCTCTGGGGAATAACCTAATCGCGTCAGCCGACAATCGAAATGGATTCAGCAATTTAGCCCCTTATGCCTCTGCCGAAATGGCAAGTCTCCCTTCCGAAAAAAATCTTTCGAACTCCGAAGGGCCGGTAACAACACCCTACCAACATATCATGCTGCAAAATATCAATAGCCAACCCAAAACAGACATTAAACACCACTTTCCCGTATCGGTTGGAATTACAGTCCAGAAAGAACTGAACAATCGACTGGCATTAGAAACGGGACTTGTATATACCTATCTTTCGTCCAACTTGACTGCCGGAGGAGCTGCATACTATACACAAAACCAGCAACTACACTATTTGGGAATACCGTTAAAACTAAACTGGAATTTCTTAAAAAAGCGCTATTTCAATCTCTACCTATCGGGAGGCGGAATGTTGGAAAAATGTGTTCACGGAGAACTCTCCGCACAATACGAAATGAACAATCGTCCGCCGTTTTCCAACGACGAGACTCTGCATATAAACCAATTGCAGTGGTCCGTATCGGCATCGGCCGGAATCTCTTTCAAACTGGCGTCGCATATAAGCCTCTATGCCGAGCCCGGTATCGTCTATTACTTCGACGATGGATCGGACATTTCGACTATTCGTAAAGAAAAACCCTTTAACATCAATCTGCAAGCCGGACTTCGATTCAATTTCTGA
- a CDS encoding RNA polymerase sigma factor, with product MNEAELVECCKRKDMTAQNELYQRYAGEMFALCIRYSGNRDFAKDLLHDGFLKAFTSLDKFFYRGEGSLKAWLSRIMVNTALEAIRKQTQHIELDIETAPEIADPENEDDDKIVKNIPQETLLRFISELPDGYRTVFNLFTFENKSHKEIANLLHINEKSSSSQLHRARTILMNRVKQYWAQYENG from the coding sequence ATGAACGAAGCAGAGCTGGTAGAGTGTTGCAAGCGGAAAGATATGACGGCACAGAACGAGCTGTATCAACGCTATGCCGGTGAAATGTTCGCACTTTGTATCCGTTACTCCGGGAACAGAGATTTCGCCAAAGATCTTTTACATGACGGGTTCCTTAAAGCCTTTACCTCTTTGGATAAATTTTTCTACCGAGGCGAAGGCTCATTAAAAGCATGGTTGAGCCGTATTATGGTAAATACAGCATTAGAAGCGATTCGCAAGCAAACACAACATATCGAGCTCGACATCGAAACCGCTCCCGAAATAGCCGACCCGGAAAATGAAGACGACGACAAAATCGTAAAAAACATACCTCAGGAAACGCTTCTTCGATTCATTTCGGAATTGCCGGACGGATACCGCACGGTATTCAATCTGTTCACATTCGAGAACAAATCACATAAAGAAATTGCAAACCTGCTTCATATAAACGAAAAAAGCTCCTCATCACAATTACATCGGGCACGAACGATATTGATGAATCGAGTTAAACAATATTGGGCACAATATGAAAACGGATAA
- a CDS encoding NigD-like protein — MKMKKFLLVGLLGVVTLCGLSSCDDDDDGGYVPFSYAVGDMVVKDGSEPYIQLDSKQTLFPSNGSRLPNYLLKDGKRVIVNFSFLEGQREGYDYYILINDIDSVLVKNVIPITPETTDSIGNDPVNVLDMWTSDKYLTVQFEMRGLGREKHMINLVRNYSLSPNPDGDGYLQLELRHNRLNDPEIDHILWGVASFRLDDLKLENPDLKGLKIKVRSPYGTEVRTCDFEKEDSGEDAISGTQEKSVSTYVR, encoded by the coding sequence ATGAAAATGAAAAAGTTTTTATTGGTAGGATTATTAGGTGTTGTGACATTGTGCGGGCTGTCGTCTTGTGACGATGATGACGATGGCGGATACGTTCCGTTTTCCTATGCGGTGGGCGATATGGTCGTAAAAGACGGGAGTGAGCCATATATCCAGTTGGATAGTAAGCAAACACTTTTCCCGTCGAATGGCAGTCGTTTGCCTAATTATTTGTTGAAAGATGGAAAACGGGTAATCGTGAACTTCTCTTTTCTCGAAGGACAGCGGGAGGGATATGATTATTATATTCTTATCAATGATATAGATTCTGTGTTGGTTAAGAATGTTATTCCCATCACTCCTGAAACGACCGATAGTATCGGTAACGATCCTGTGAATGTGTTGGATATGTGGACGAGCGATAAGTATCTGACGGTTCAGTTTGAAATGCGAGGTCTTGGTCGCGAGAAACACATGATTAATTTGGTTAGGAATTATTCTTTATCTCCTAATCCCGATGGAGACGGTTATTTACAGTTGGAGTTGCGTCATAATCGTTTGAATGATCCTGAGATAGACCATATTTTATGGGGGGTGGCTTCGTTTAGATTGGATGATTTGAAACTGGAAAATCCCGATTTGAAAGGGTTGAAAATAAAAGTGCGTAGTCCTTATGGAACGGAAGTTCGTACTTGTGATTTCGAGAAGGAGGATTCAGGAGAGGATGCAATTTCTGGAACTCAGGAGAAGAGTGTTTCTACTTATGTCCGATAG
- the metF gene encoding methylenetetrahydrofolate reductase [NAD(P)H] — MKVADLIKNSGSTGFSFEILPPLKGSSIEKSFKAIDTLREFAPLYINITTHRSELVYKDTPDGLFRRVSERSRPGTVAVAAAIKNKYQIPTVPHLICSGFTALETEYALIDLNFLGICDLLILRGDKAKHENRFIAASGGYEHAIELEQQVNRFNEGYFIDGTRMDLVSTRQFSYGVAGYPEKHDESPNPDEDMKWLKAKVDAGADYIVTQMFFDNEKFFSFVDRCRAAGITVPIVPGLKPISKASQLTLLPRVFHVDIPDMLVREIVKCKDDSQVKQVGIDWCTAQSLELKAKGVPSIHYYSLMAVDSVYQVAKSVY; from the coding sequence ATGAAGGTTGCCGATTTGATAAAGAATAGCGGGAGTACAGGATTTTCATTTGAAATATTGCCTCCATTAAAGGGTAGCAGTATCGAGAAATCTTTTAAAGCGATAGACACGCTACGGGAATTTGCGCCGTTATATATTAATATAACCACACATCGCAGTGAATTGGTTTATAAGGATACCCCCGATGGGTTGTTTCGCCGGGTCTCGGAACGTAGTCGTCCCGGTACAGTAGCGGTAGCGGCAGCTATAAAAAATAAATATCAGATACCCACTGTTCCTCATCTCATATGCAGTGGCTTTACAGCTCTCGAAACAGAATATGCTTTAATAGATTTGAATTTTTTGGGGATATGCGATTTGCTTATTTTGAGAGGTGATAAGGCTAAGCATGAGAATCGATTTATCGCTGCTTCCGGTGGATATGAACATGCTATTGAATTGGAGCAGCAGGTGAATCGTTTTAATGAGGGTTATTTCATAGATGGCACTCGAATGGATTTGGTCAGTACAAGGCAATTTTCATACGGAGTGGCGGGTTATCCCGAGAAACATGACGAATCTCCTAATCCCGACGAGGATATGAAATGGTTGAAGGCAAAGGTGGATGCAGGAGCCGACTATATAGTTACCCAGATGTTTTTCGATAACGAAAAGTTTTTCTCGTTTGTAGACCGTTGTCGGGCAGCAGGGATTACCGTACCCATTGTCCCGGGATTGAAACCTATCTCGAAGGCTTCGCAATTGACATTGTTACCTCGTGTATTTCACGTAGATATACCCGATATGCTGGTTCGGGAGATTGTTAAGTGTAAAGACGATTCGCAGGTTAAGCAGGTAGGGATAGATTGGTGTACAGCTCAATCGCTCGAATTGAAAGCGAAGGGAGTACCCAGTATTCACTATTATTCGCTTATGGCGGTCGATAGTGTTTATCAAGTGGCGAAGTCGGTTTATTAA
- a CDS encoding ATP-binding protein, with amino-acid sequence MFFKDVIGQEEVKRRLLRSVDNDHVAHAQLLCGPEGVGKFAMAMAYARYIHCTNRQNGDACGVCPSCRQHTALTHPDLHFVFPMVKVDKKKRICDDYLPEWTEFLKENTYFGIDSWLRYINADNKQAVIYGEESESILRKMSLKSYESPYKIMIIWLPERMNDTCSNKLLKLLEEPFPGSVFLLVSNNPDRVLGTIRSRSQLIEIRSLSTSVIAEALQRRYGITEQDAISVAHVAEGNYLKACEALQLNEENKLFFDYFVQVMRLAYARKIKDLKIWSEEVADLGRERLRRFLSYAQRMIRENYIYNLHVPALTYMNREEAQFSSRFAPFIHERNVQAIMKHLSDAENDVGQNANAKIVLFDLSIKLIMLLKS; translated from the coding sequence ATGTTTTTTAAAGACGTTATCGGACAGGAGGAGGTAAAGCGAAGACTTTTACGTTCGGTTGACAATGATCATGTGGCTCATGCCCAGTTGCTTTGTGGACCGGAGGGTGTCGGTAAATTTGCTATGGCTATGGCTTATGCCCGGTATATACATTGCACGAATCGTCAGAATGGGGATGCTTGCGGTGTATGTCCGTCTTGCCGGCAACATACGGCTTTGACTCACCCGGATTTGCATTTTGTATTCCCGATGGTCAAAGTGGATAAGAAGAAGCGGATATGTGACGATTATTTGCCCGAATGGACTGAGTTTTTGAAGGAGAATACCTATTTCGGGATCGATTCATGGTTGAGGTATATTAATGCCGATAACAAGCAGGCCGTAATTTATGGAGAAGAGAGTGAAAGTATTTTGCGGAAGATGTCTTTAAAGAGTTATGAATCTCCGTATAAAATAATGATTATATGGCTGCCGGAACGCATGAACGACACTTGCTCCAATAAATTGCTGAAATTGCTGGAAGAGCCTTTTCCCGGTAGTGTGTTTTTGTTAGTCAGCAATAATCCCGATAGAGTGCTGGGGACTATACGTTCGCGTTCACAGCTTATCGAGATTCGCTCTTTGTCCACGTCGGTTATAGCCGAGGCGTTGCAACGCCGGTATGGGATAACGGAGCAGGATGCTATTTCGGTGGCCCATGTCGCAGAGGGTAATTATTTGAAGGCTTGTGAGGCTCTTCAATTGAATGAGGAGAATAAGTTGTTTTTCGATTATTTTGTACAGGTCATGCGTTTGGCCTATGCTCGGAAAATAAAGGACTTGAAGATATGGAGCGAAGAAGTGGCCGATTTGGGGCGCGAGCGTTTGCGCCGATTTCTTTCCTATGCCCAACGAATGATACGTGAGAATTACATCTATAATTTGCATGTTCCTGCATTAACCTATATGAATCGGGAAGAGGCTCAATTTTCTTCGCGTTTCGCTCCGTTTATTCATGAACGTAATGTACAGGCTATCATGAAACATTTGAGCGATGCCGAAAATGATGTCGGGCAGAATGCTAATGCCAAGATTGTTCTTTTCGATCTATCTATAAAACTTATTATGCTGTTGAAAAGCTGA
- a CDS encoding MmcQ/YjbR family DNA-binding protein, whose translation MNVEEFREYCLSLKGVEEKMPFVNVADRYSRDVLCFYVGDKWFCFVNVEVFDFCCIKCDPVESGELQACYVGVKPGWHMNKRHWISVYFNRDVSDEMVRKLVKKSYDMVVKRLNRKERERLL comes from the coding sequence ATGAATGTAGAAGAATTTAGGGAATATTGTCTTTCGTTGAAGGGTGTGGAAGAGAAGATGCCTTTCGTGAATGTTGCCGACCGATATAGCCGTGATGTTTTGTGTTTCTATGTGGGCGATAAATGGTTTTGTTTTGTGAATGTCGAAGTGTTCGATTTTTGTTGTATTAAATGCGACCCGGTGGAATCGGGCGAATTGCAGGCTTGTTATGTGGGAGTAAAGCCGGGGTGGCATATGAATAAAAGACATTGGATTAGCGTTTACTTTAATCGAGATGTTTCGGACGAGATGGTCAGGAAGTTAGTGAAGAAATCTTATGATATGGTTGTCAAGCGTTTGAATCGTAAGGAGCGGGAAAGACTATTATAG